Below is a window of Synergistaceae bacterium DNA.
AAACCCAGCAATACACACAGCAAGCAATGAAATAATACAGGTGAAAATCATAAACTTTTTTGACATAATAATAAACCCTCCCGGAAATATTTTAATCACTATTTATTTATTCAGTCTAGCAAGAGATATGAAAATATAAAATTTTGCTTTGACTTATAAGTCCAGTGCTTACTAAGCAATAAACGAGATAACTAGAAAACTTTTTGCCGAGATAGACTCAATTATTCCTGAAATATTTTATTATGAAATTTGCCCGCTAAAAATTTAATACATAACAAAAAAATTTCCTCTGTAAATCTTTGCTACAACATGAATTAGATAACATTTTTGTATTAGTAAATGTATTAGTAAAAATTTTATCCCATGAAATAATTTCCAGCTTGATTAATAATTTGTCGTGCTATTCTATCATGTTATAGTAGAATTAACATATATTAATGGAGAGTGAATAAATTTTGAACGTGAACGAAAACGAGAATATTTTAGAAATCTTGCATTATCCTAACGCGGTATTATTAAAGAAGTCCGACCCTGTAGACAAATTTGATGACGAACTCGCTAAATTAATCAAGTCATTATTTGCCACAATGTATGCATCTAACGGCGTGGGACTGGCTGCTCCTCAAGTGGGGATCTTGAAAAAATTAGCCGTAATTGAATACGAAGATAATAAAATTGTCCTGATAAATCCTAAAGTTATCGAGAAAAAGGGACTTCAAGACGACGAAGAGGGCTGCTTGAGCTTCCCGGGAATTTATGCGCATGTAAACCGGCCTCAATGGGTCAAAATCGAGACTCTTGACGAACAGGGCAATAAAAAATTTATTGAGGCTGAGGGATATACTGCGCGGGCTGTACTGCACGAAATGGATCACTTAGAGGGCAAATTATTTATTGATTATCTCTCAAATCTCAAGAAAAACGCAATCCGCAAAAAAGTTTCTAAGCACACGGGGGGACATTTTTAGATGTACTGGCTTATAGGGACGGGACAATTTGCGGCAATGTGTCTTGAAGGCTTGAATAAACGCGGCTTTGAATTCAGCAAAATTATAACGGGACTGCCTACTAAATCAGGACGAGGCAATAAAGAAATCCCCTCACCAGTCGAAATAAAAGCAAACTCACTCGGACTCGAAATAACACGAACGGGCAGACTTGCAAATAACAGCGAATTAATTTCAGAACTTGAACGCGAAAATCCTAAAATAATTTTTGTGATTGATTTCGGACAACTCATAAAAGAGCCTTTCTTGTCGCATATGTGTATAAACATTCACCCGTCATTATTGCCGGAATATAGGGGAGCTGCTCCGATTCAGCGCGCATTACTCGATAACAAAACAAAAACGGGAGTAACTTTATTCAGGCTCGTTAAGGAAATGGACGCGGGGGAGATTTTAGCACAATCCGGAAAAATTATTTTGCCCGAATATAACGCGTCTGATTTATATAAGATTCTTGCTGAAACTGGCTGCGACTTGGCCGGAGAAAATATTAATAATTTAGTATTTACTCCGCAAAATGAGAATCTAGCAACTTATGCAAATAAACTCGATAAGGGCGAATTTATACTATCATTTAATATGTCAGCAAAAAAATTTTATAACACAGTCAGGGCGCTTGACATGTCGGGCGGGGCTTATATTTTCGTGCGAGGTAAGAGAGTCAAAATTTGGCGTTGTGAATTAATAAATAATTTGAGCGATTCAGAACCGGGCAAAATTTTAGATTTAAGCGAGTCTATAATTATTTCTTGTGCTGATAAAGCCGTCTCATTGCTTGAAGTCCAGTCAGAGGGCCGGAAAATCTGCACAGGGCTTGAATGGGCGCGGGGGATGAGACTCAAAGCGGGCGAAATTTTATGATTCAGCAAATTATGTAAAATGCGATATAATTAATTCAATCATAACAATATTTAGCAAAGAAAAAGGGCAGGTGCTTCTATGCAGTTTTCTTGGCCGGAAGGAAAATTATTATCTGGACAATCAAATATCGAAGAAGTGTGCGTCAAGGCAAATAAACTCTTTGACGGGAAAATTTTAAATCTGCGCTGTGATGAAGTTAAGACTCCGTCTGGGCGCATTGCCTCGCGTGAAGTAGTCGAACACAAAGCGGCCGTCGGTATGCTCGTAGTTA
It encodes the following:
- the fmt gene encoding methionyl-tRNA formyltransferase, whose translation is MYWLIGTGQFAAMCLEGLNKRGFEFSKIITGLPTKSGRGNKEIPSPVEIKANSLGLEITRTGRLANNSELISELERENPKIIFVIDFGQLIKEPFLSHMCINIHPSLLPEYRGAAPIQRALLDNKTKTGVTLFRLVKEMDAGEILAQSGKIILPEYNASDLYKILAETGCDLAGENINNLVFTPQNENLATYANKLDKGEFILSFNMSAKKFYNTVRALDMSGGAYIFVRGKRVKIWRCELINNLSDSEPGKILDLSESIIISCADKAVSLLEVQSEGRKICTGLEWARGMRLKAGEIL
- the def gene encoding peptide deformylase, whose translation is MLEILHYPNAVLLKKSDPVDKFDDELAKLIKSLFATMYASNGVGLAAPQVGILKKLAVIEYEDNKIVLINPKVIEKKGLQDDEEGCLSFPGIYAHVNRPQWVKIETLDEQGNKKFIEAEGYTARAVLHEMDHLEGKLFIDYLSNLKKNAIRKKVSKHTGGHF